A segment of the Bacillus licheniformis DSM 13 = ATCC 14580 genome:
TCACAAACGCGAAAATCGCCAACCTTTCAGCCGACAAGATCAACGCCGGGACGATCAAGGGGATTACAATTGAAGGTTCATTGATTCGGGGGGCTAGAATCGAGCCGTTATCGTCATCCAGTGCTTACGAATCTTACATTGAAGCAAACAAGATTTACCAGCTTAGAAAAACTAGATATGGTGGTTATCAAGATCGATATGAAGAACTCGATATATCCTCCGGTAGTATCATTCAAGATTATGGCAATAGGCTTGATGATGATTCGCACGAATCTTTGAACAAAGTTGAGATTTCAAAAGGGAAAGTTGCTCTTTCAAGCGGGAAAACATTTTCTACTGGCACTACATCCAGAATGGAAATATTCTCTCAACTTGGGACTAGCGATAACGGACTGTACGGCGGCAATTTTATCACTATGTATAGAAATGACGAAAAAGTTTTCGAACTTCGACAGGATAGTTGGACAGACCCTGACACTAATGTAATCATGCCGCAAATGTCAATCAGAGCGGAGAAAGTGGATTTCGTTTCATTCTTTGAAGACGTTTCCGTTTATAGTGAAAAGAGTATATACCATTCTGCAGAAAGAAGTGTCGCCTTATTTTCCAAAGATGGTCCGGTAACTGTCTACGCAAAGGACGGCATGAAACTTAATAGGGGAAGCAACGGCGAATATACAACATCGATAACTGCTGATGATGCTTTAAAGATCGCATCTAAAGGAACAATCACGCTGGAAGATACAGAATTTAACGGCGCAAGTTTATATCTTGGAACAGACAGCAGAGGCCCGCGTATTTGGTCGTATTCAATTAATAAAAGAACAACCACAGCGGCGGCAAACCTCCATATGGACCAGTACGGAACCTTTCATAAGGTGACATCATCCCAAAAATACAAAATTAACATAGAGGAATTTCCGAACGATAGAGTGGAAAATATTTTAAAACTAAATCCTAAAACATGGTTTGATAAAAAAGCTGTGGAAGCATATGCAGAAATTTTAGAGAGCGGACAAGAAGATGACGAAAACAAGCCATATTTCGAGCGAATCCCGGGATTAATTGCCGAAGAGGTATTCGAAGCCGGTCTAAAAGAATTTGTTTTTTTCGGAAAGCCGGACGAAAACGGAAACCGTGAAATTGAAGGAATTATGTATGATCGGCTGTTCGCTTTACTCATCCCTATTGTCAGAGACCTGAAAACCCGGATCGAAAATATAGAAAGCACGTTAAATTAAGGAGGAAAACACTTTGAATGACACTAAAATGACATACGAAGAACTGGAAGAACAACTCAACAGGCAAGCTTTAAAAGCGGCGGCGTATAGAGAAGAATTAAGCCAAGCGCATGATAGATTGGCAGAAAGTCGAAGCCTATATATGAATGAATTACAGAAACGGCAGAACCTAGAGCAGGAAAATGAAAAGCTCAAAAAAGAGCTGCAAGAAGAGCGGATCGGCAATTTGCAGGCGGAAGATGAAGTGATAGAAATGAATCAAGTCGAAGCAAATAAAGAATATCACGAAAAAGGAGCAGAAGCGGCGAAATAAGCGGCTTTTTTATTTTGCCTCAAAGAGGTGAAAATGATGTGAGAACGGGAGGATTAAGGGGCATGGCGCAAACAAACGAATTGGACGTCTTCAAGCATGAGATTACCGAGCTGAAAGCCGATCATAAAACGCTTGAACAGCGAGTCATCACGTTGGAAAGGGCGTCTGATCGGCATGACCAACAGATTATGTCGATCAATGATAAGCTCAACAAGATTGAGGAAAACACAACTTGGATCAAGCGCAGCATAACAGGCGCGATCATCACAGCGGTGTGTACACTGGTGATCTCCGGGATTGCGGCGCTTTTCATTAATTTTATTCAAAAATAAGGAGGAAGACACAATATGACAACATTCGACAAAGGCACGGTCGTCCGGACGGTGCTTCTTTTTATTGCATTGGTAAACCAGACATTGATCATGTTCGGAAAAGCAGCTTTGCCTATCAGCGAGGACCAGGTGAATACGTTGGCCGACGCTTTGTATTTGGCCGGTTCCACGGCATTCACCATCATTACGTCTGTGGTCGCTTGGTTCAAAAATAACTATGTCACTGGCAAAGGAAAGCAGCAAAAAGAAGTTCTAAAACAAAAAGGGTTAACGAAATGAGGTTGCCGGCTGGCAGCCTTTTAATAATTTAAAGGAGGATTTTAATAATGGGAATCAAAGGAATCGACGTATCACACTGGCAAGGTAATATCAATTGGAAGAAAGTTGCGGGGGACGGTATTAAATTCGCTTTTATCAAAGCAACAGAAGGGACAACATTACAGGACAATAAATTTGTAACGAATATTTCAGGTGCTAACGCTGTGGGGATTAAAACGGGAGCCTACCACTTTGCAAGATTCGGTTCCAAGTCAGAAGCATTGGCAGAGGCCAGGTTCTTTTTGTCAGTTGCAAATAAGGTCCATCTCACGTATCCGCTTGTGCTTGATCTTGAAGTTAATCAGCGGAATGTCAGTAAATCAGTTTTGACAGATGCAGCAGTGGCCTTTTTACGGGAAGTTGAAAAAGCTGGTTACTTCGCCATGATATACAGCGGTAAGTCTTTCCTTGAGAATTGCCTTGACGAATCCAAGCTGAAGCCATTTGCATTATGGGTTGCTCGTTATAACAACACACTTGGCCGTCATGCAGATATCTGGCAGTATTCTGATTGTGGAAGGGTCGCCGGTATTTCTGGGAATGTTGATATGAATATTTGTTATCGTGACGGGTTACGGGCTCAGGTAGCCGTGACAACTGAAAAAGCTGCTACTGTAAAACCTGTTTCAAACAAAAAGCCAGTTAAAACGGAGACAGTTTACACAGTCAAAAAAGGGGACACGCTTTCGGAAATCGCACAGAAAAACAACACGACCGTTAAAGCTCTCCAAAATTTGAATAACATTAAAGATGCGAATAAGATTTACGTTGGCCAGAAATTAAAGATTAGCGGCAGTCCTTCAACAGCATCGAATAAAAAGCAATATTACACCATTAAATCCGGTGACACTTTGTCTGGGATCTCGAAAAGGTTTAATACATCCATTAAGACGCTGCAAGCTTGGAATGGTATCAAGAATGCCAACAAGATTTACGCTGGTCAGAAAATTCGTGTTAGATAACGAAATGGGATTACAACATAAAACTAAAGCAGGCATTCGGCCTGCTTTTTTGATTAATTTTATTTCTGAAAAGATCTGTTTTCTGTATCAACTTATTGGAGTTATGCCAAGCATACTATTTCAATTGCCATGACCGTATTCTTCTTCTGAAGCTAATGCATCTCCTTTAGTAACATGAACAGTACCAAATGGATGGTTAGGAGGAGCATATATGGAGTATAGTTTTAGCGGGATTCTACCTGTATTGGTTAGATTGTGCCATGTTCCAGCGGGTATTATGATTGCAGAATCATCATAGACATTTCTTTTGAAATTTAAATGGTCTTTATTCTTGCCCATTTGAACGATTCCCTGACCTTGTTCAACACGTAAGAATTGATCAACGTTAGGGTGCATTTCCAAACCAATATCTTCTCCAACATTGAGACTCATTAAGGTGACTTGCAAATGAGTTCCTGTCCATAAAGCGGTACGGTACGTATTATTTTGCTTCGTAGCTTCATTGATATTAACCACAAACGCTTCTGGTCCATAATCCTTTAACAAAATGCTGTTACTACCTTTGGATGAGCGAACAGAACTTAATTTGTTTGCATGCTCTACTTCACTAGGAACAGTCCGGTGAACTGACTGTCTTCTACAGTTGTACATTGGCACATTAACATAATAAGGATAAGAATATTGATATGGATACATATGAGGAACATAATACATTTTTTTCTCAATCCCTTCAAAGCTTTATATGAATTAATCCTATGCATTATGCTCAGGGAATGTACTTAGATACCAATTTTTGTTCAAAGTCAATGGTGTTTGCCTATGCACTTTTAAAATTGATATGTTCTTTTTGCAAGATCAATTCATAAAGTTTAATTTCTCTCAAGACCTCTTCGGAAAGCCTCTAAATGATTTAGTGATGCGTTGCGTAATTGAGTAAAAACTGTTCTTGCATCTGCTGGAAGATCAAAAGTTAGAAACTTGTTATACATGGCGATATTATCAATTTCTCCTTGTACCCCAGAAGCATATGCATCCTTAAGGGTTACTGGTGTAGTGACATATAATTGAGAGGTGTCTTTAGGTATCTGTACTTGGTATCGTTCAAAAAGAGAAAGTAATGCATTGATATGCCGTAATTCGGCTTCTTTAATTTGGACAAAGGTTCGAATATCCCCGAAGTTTCTTAGAATTTCATTGTATCTTGCTTGAGCTAAGTACTCATCCTGAATGGCAAAGGTAAGCATTTGAGGTAAGGTGAGCCTACCGGAATTTAACGCTCCTTTTGCCCCATAATTAACTTGACGTGTTTGTTGTGTAGACGATGTATTTAAAAAAAATAAGAACCATACAGCATGATTTTGTTCATCAGCTGCTGCACGCTGAAAAACCTTTTTAATTGACTGATTTTGTATTCGGTCTGCTAAATCTAAATAAAAATCGACTGTCTCCTGCTCATCTTTAAAAGCAGACTCTAGACTTGTTCTATACTTTTTAGGGCATTCTTCTATGATTATGGGGATTGGCTTTTTGCCTGTCAGGTTAGTGAAAATTCTGCTAAACTCTTCAAAATGTCGTTGCTCATCTTGTCTAATTTCAAGTATTTGTTTTCTTATATCTTCTGTGGGGGCATTTTCGGCTATTTGCTTATAGCAGAGAATGGCGCTATGCTCTCCGTTAATTGCCTTGTGAATGTCATTAATTAGTTTTCTGTCGGGAGGCATACGAAAATCATCACTATTCCTTATATAAGGATTATAAACAGGATAAGGGTACACCAATTTCACCGTCCTATTTGCGGTATTTAGTAATGTAGCATATGCCTAATACAACAATGAGTGCATGTATATGTGTCTAACCATTATTTCAGTATATATAAGATCTCTTTTGTCT
Coding sequences within it:
- a CDS encoding cupin domain-containing protein; the protein is MYYVPHMYPYQYSYPYYVNVPMYNCRRQSVHRTVPSEVEHANKLSSVRSSKGSNSILLKDYGPEAFVVNINEATKQNNTYRTALWTGTHLQVTLMSLNVGEDIGLEMHPNVDQFLRVEQGQGIVQMGKNKDHLNFKRNVYDDSAIIIPAGTWHNLTNTGRIPLKLYSIYAPPNHPFGTVHVTKGDALASEEEYGHGN
- a CDS encoding glycoside hydrolase family 25 protein, giving the protein MGIKGIDVSHWQGNINWKKVAGDGIKFAFIKATEGTTLQDNKFVTNISGANAVGIKTGAYHFARFGSKSEALAEARFFLSVANKVHLTYPLVLDLEVNQRNVSKSVLTDAAVAFLREVEKAGYFAMIYSGKSFLENCLDESKLKPFALWVARYNNTLGRHADIWQYSDCGRVAGISGNVDMNICYRDGLRAQVAVTTEKAATVKPVSNKKPVKTETVYTVKKGDTLSEIAQKNNTTVKALQNLNNIKDANKIYVGQKLKISGSPSTASNKKQYYTIKSGDTLSGISKRFNTSIKTLQAWNGIKNANKIYAGQKIRVR
- a CDS encoding hemolysin XhlA family protein encodes the protein MAQTNELDVFKHEITELKADHKTLEQRVITLERASDRHDQQIMSINDKLNKIEENTTWIKRSITGAIITAVCTLVISGIAALFINFIQK
- a CDS encoding ferritin family protein; the protein is MPPDRKLINDIHKAINGEHSAILCYKQIAENAPTEDIRKQILEIRQDEQRHFEEFSRIFTNLTGKKPIPIIIEECPKKYRTSLESAFKDEQETVDFYLDLADRIQNQSIKKVFQRAAADEQNHAVWFLFFLNTSSTQQTRQVNYGAKGALNSGRLTLPQMLTFAIQDEYLAQARYNEILRNFGDIRTFVQIKEAELRHINALLSLFERYQVQIPKDTSQLYVTTPVTLKDAYASGVQGEIDNIAMYNKFLTFDLPADARTVFTQLRNASLNHLEAFRRGLERN
- a CDS encoding phage holin: MTTFDKGTVVRTVLLFIALVNQTLIMFGKAALPISEDQVNTLADALYLAGSTAFTIITSVVAWFKNNYVTGKGKQQKEVLKQKGLTK